The genomic DNA GTATCGGTAAAAAGAGTGCCAGCCAGATCATTCTGGACTTAAAAGGCAAGCTGAAACCGGATGGATCGGCAGAACCAGCAGCGGTGCCGGCATCTCCAAAAGATGATGTTTACGTAGAGGAAGCATTGATGGCACTTGAAGTACTCGGGTATTCGAAACGTGAACTGACACGCATTGAGAAAAAACTTGTTAAAGAAAATATCGGTTCTGTCGATGAGGCTGTGAAGCTTGGATTGAAACTGTTACTAAATTAAACGGGGTGAAGTAATGGATGAACGTATTTTAGATGAGCATGAGCACGATAATGAAGCGTCGCTGGAATTATCGCTCCGGCCGACAAAGCTGCATCAGTATATCGGTCAGGATGCACTTAAAAGCAACCTGAGCGTATTTATCGAAGCAGCGAGAATGCGCGAAGAAGCGCTGGATCACGTCATACTGCATGGCCCGCCGGGGCTCGGTAAGACGACGCTTGCAAACATTATCGCTGCGGAAATGAACGTTAATATTAAGACGACATCCGGACCGGCCGTTGAACGTGCCGGCGACCTCGCTGCGATTTTATCCAGTTTAGAACCGGGTGATGTTCTTTTTATCGATGAAATTCACAGGCTGCCGCGTTTTGTTGAGGAAATTTTATACTCTGCAATGGAGGATTTCTTTATCGATGTTGTAATCGGTCAGGGAGATGAAGCGAGAAGTATCCGCATCGACCTTCCGCCTTTTACACTCGTCGGTGCAACAACGCGGTTTGGAAGCCTTTCTGCACCGCTTAGAGACCGTTTCGGTGTGCAGCTGAGACTGCAGTATTACGACCTTGACAGTCTCAAGCTGATTATTGAACGGACGGCGGATATTTTTGAAGTGGCCATTCCGGAAAACAGCCTGAATGAGCTGGCGAAAAGATCCCGCGGTACACCGAGAATTGCCAACAGGCTGCTTCGCAGGGTGAGGGATTTCTCGATGGTAAAAGGTGAAGAAGCAATTACACTTGAAACGACAAACTATGCACTGAAAGTGCTTGAAGTCGATCCGGAAGGACTCGAACCGATCGACCATAAAATTATGCGTACAATTATCGGTACATACGGCGGCGGTCCGGTCGGACTTGAAACTGTAGCAGTATCAATCGGTGAGGAAGTCGTGACACTGAACGATGTGTACGAACCGTATTTAATTCAGCGCGGATTTTTAGAGCGTACACCGAGAGGTCGTAAAGCCACAGCCAAATCATTTGAGTATTTTAAAAATATTGATATGAACTAG from Jeotgalicoccus saudimassiliensis includes the following:
- the ruvB gene encoding Holliday junction branch migration DNA helicase RuvB; this encodes MDERILDEHEHDNEASLELSLRPTKLHQYIGQDALKSNLSVFIEAARMREEALDHVILHGPPGLGKTTLANIIAAEMNVNIKTTSGPAVERAGDLAAILSSLEPGDVLFIDEIHRLPRFVEEILYSAMEDFFIDVVIGQGDEARSIRIDLPPFTLVGATTRFGSLSAPLRDRFGVQLRLQYYDLDSLKLIIERTADIFEVAIPENSLNELAKRSRGTPRIANRLLRRVRDFSMVKGEEAITLETTNYALKVLEVDPEGLEPIDHKIMRTIIGTYGGGPVGLETVAVSIGEEVVTLNDVYEPYLIQRGFLERTPRGRKATAKSFEYFKNIDMN